In Acinetobacter sp. C32I, one genomic interval encodes:
- a CDS encoding DUF445 domain-containing protein, whose product MSSVEEIHVPSLQRSKYFATMALIIAVVSWVALMVAAHFLPEYKWLIHIFMLGAEAGVVGGLADWYAVTVLFRNPFGRMPLPKLLRDHTEIIPRNKARIAESMGRFVQENFLSPQIVERSLQNADISLAVGQWLASPKNNQQVVQMIQHTVPRIFEFVSQDQIAHFVQNNSVQWVRSTKVNKLASEMLRAVLENDFHQDVLQRGLDLAHEWMVSHPEEARDLSRKLFQELGVWKLAKGASWIGIDVQQRTIDSLIEKVESMLANPDHPWRQDIEATTHNLMLELAEPDSEASQRLNRGKDALLDSPQVLNFISGAVAILCDAIKTDLMQEDSGIATNLQAAIQQLGESLIQNEKVRQVLNEKMVGLATNFSEQYSDKIIRYISERIHEWDSREMIAKIESEVGGDLHMIRVNGVIVGAFIGLALGVIRAIVENVL is encoded by the coding sequence TGAGTTCAGTCGAAGAAATCCACGTCCCAAGCTTACAACGAAGTAAATACTTCGCCACCATGGCACTGATTATTGCAGTGGTGTCATGGGTCGCTTTAATGGTCGCGGCACATTTCCTGCCTGAATATAAATGGCTCATCCATATTTTCATGCTCGGTGCAGAAGCAGGTGTGGTTGGTGGCTTAGCCGATTGGTATGCAGTCACCGTCTTATTCCGCAACCCTTTCGGCAGAATGCCCTTACCCAAACTGTTGCGTGATCACACTGAAATTATTCCACGCAATAAAGCGCGTATTGCCGAATCAATGGGACGCTTTGTACAGGAAAATTTCTTATCCCCACAAATTGTGGAACGTAGCTTACAAAATGCCGATATCAGTTTGGCGGTGGGTCAATGGTTGGCCAGTCCAAAGAACAATCAACAAGTGGTACAGATGATTCAGCATACTGTGCCGAGAATCTTTGAATTTGTCAGCCAAGATCAGATTGCACACTTTGTCCAAAATAACAGTGTGCAATGGGTCAGAAGTACTAAGGTCAATAAACTGGCCAGTGAAATGCTGCGTGCGGTACTGGAAAATGATTTCCATCAAGATGTATTACAACGTGGACTGGATCTGGCACATGAATGGATGGTATCTCACCCTGAAGAAGCACGTGATTTATCACGTAAATTATTCCAAGAACTCGGTGTTTGGAAACTGGCTAAAGGCGCAAGCTGGATTGGCATTGATGTACAGCAACGCACCATTGACTCACTCATTGAAAAAGTTGAATCAATGCTGGCCAATCCTGATCATCCTTGGCGTCAAGATATTGAAGCCACCACGCATAATTTAATGCTGGAACTGGCAGAACCTGACAGTGAAGCCAGCCAACGCTTAAATCGTGGTAAAGATGCTCTACTTGATAGCCCACAAGTGCTGAACTTTATCAGTGGCGCTGTGGCCATTCTATGTGATGCGATTAAAACTGATTTAATGCAGGAAGATTCAGGCATTGCTACCAATTTACAAGCCGCCATTCAACAGTTGGGTGAGAGCCTGATTCAGAATGAAAAAGTCCGTCAGGTACTGAATGAAAAAATGGTCGGTTTAGCCACCAATTTCAGTGAGCAATATAGCGACAAAATCATTCGTTATATCAGTGAGCGCATTCATGAATGGGATTCTCGGGAAATGATCGCCAAAATCGAAAGTGAAGTTGGCGGTGATTTGCATATGATCCGCGTCAACGGTGTGATTGTCGGTGCGTTTATTGGTTTAGCACTCGGTGTGATTCGTGCCATTGTTGAAAATGTTTTGTAA
- a CDS encoding pyridoxal phosphate-dependent aminotransferase: MLQLQSKLPSQGVTIFSVMTELAHRLNALNLSQGFPDFPAPPALLEALSQATLSGYNQYPAGDGVLTLRQQLATQFLARDQLQLDPVTEITITPGATIAIFCAIQACIHAGDEVIIFDPSYDSYAPAVQLAGGKSVHIHLDAPSFQVNWQKVKDSINANTRMIIVNTPHNPTGAIWSEQDWRQLIELIQDKNIVVLSDEVYEHLIFDGQKHHSALQFPELRERSFVIGSFGKTYHVTGWKTGYCVAAPQLMRLFRQIYQFANFCGTTPCQIALANYMQQHPEHIQELPSFYQAKRDLFNAQIQDSRFDFIPSQGTYFQNLDYSNIRPDLNDVEMCQFLAEQHKIVAIPISVFYQQAPASLRLIRFCFAKTDQTLQRAGEILVQC; encoded by the coding sequence ATGTTGCAACTTCAGTCAAAACTCCCAAGCCAAGGCGTCACCATTTTTAGTGTCATGACTGAACTCGCACACCGACTCAATGCCCTGAACCTGTCTCAAGGTTTCCCAGATTTCCCTGCGCCACCTGCATTGCTCGAAGCCCTCAGCCAAGCGACACTTTCAGGCTATAACCAATACCCTGCGGGTGATGGTGTACTGACTTTAAGACAACAACTGGCGACACAATTCTTAGCGCGTGATCAGTTGCAACTCGATCCAGTCACTGAGATCACCATCACCCCTGGCGCAACCATTGCAATTTTCTGTGCCATTCAAGCCTGTATCCACGCTGGCGATGAAGTGATTATTTTCGATCCAAGCTATGACAGCTATGCCCCTGCGGTTCAGTTGGCAGGTGGAAAATCAGTGCATATCCATTTAGATGCACCCAGCTTTCAGGTGAATTGGCAAAAGGTCAAAGACAGTATCAATGCCAACACTCGCATGATTATTGTCAACACCCCACACAATCCAACAGGGGCAATTTGGTCAGAACAGGATTGGCGACAGTTAATTGAGCTGATTCAAGATAAAAATATCGTAGTGCTCTCCGATGAAGTCTATGAACATCTGATTTTTGATGGGCAAAAACACCATAGCGCACTGCAATTTCCAGAATTGCGTGAACGCAGCTTTGTGATTGGTTCTTTCGGCAAAACCTATCATGTCACAGGCTGGAAAACCGGCTATTGTGTTGCTGCGCCACAACTCATGCGCCTGTTCCGCCAAATCTATCAATTTGCCAATTTCTGTGGCACCACCCCGTGCCAGATTGCACTAGCCAACTATATGCAACAACACCCTGAGCATATTCAAGAATTGCCTAGTTTTTATCAGGCGAAACGTGATCTGTTCAACGCCCAAATTCAAGATTCACGTTTCGACTTCATTCCATCTCAAGGCACCTATTTCCAAAATCTGGATTACAGCAACATTCGTCCTGATCTTAATGATGTCGAGATGTGCCAATTTCTTGCGGAGCAACATAAAATTGTGGCCATTCCAATTTCGGTGTTCTATCAACAAGCACCAGCCTCATTACGCCTGATTCGTTTCTGTTTTGCCAAAACCGATCAAACACTGCAACGCGCAGGTGAAATCCTCGTACAATGTTGA
- a CDS encoding MATE family efflux transporter: MTPRQPLVMQPNLWKTFFVFLVPLIATNILQNLSGTINTIFVGQMMGVNAIAAVSVFFPILFFLLAFVIGISAGSTVLIGQAWGAQNLEKVRSVIGSTVFMTLIGGSIIAVLGLIFAKHILELLGTDPKVMHLSLPYVQWMLVGSPLLFVYIIYTSILRGVGDSVTPLIALSLTSLIGLGVTPVLLKGYFGFPALGIVAPAIATIIGYAAVLIFLAIYLNYKNHPLKIDGLLLQHIRHDAELSKLILKLGIPTGIQMVTTSLAGLVIIGLINHYGAHATAAYGAVNQVLNYIQFPALSISIAASIFAAQAIGAGKPDLLAKVTRTALGMNFLFTGSLIALAYLFSKYLMALFITDHSVIELGQQLLFIVLWSILFFGASAIFASIMRASGAVNIPMLINIFTIVLIEVPCAYWFSSLWGLTGIWIAYALSFVCLCLFQAFYYQFFWKKTKIKVLI; encoded by the coding sequence ATGACACCACGCCAACCCTTGGTCATGCAGCCGAATCTCTGGAAAACCTTTTTTGTGTTTCTGGTGCCGTTGATTGCCACCAATATTTTGCAAAACCTGTCGGGAACCATTAATACCATCTTTGTCGGTCAAATGATGGGAGTCAATGCAATTGCCGCAGTCTCGGTATTCTTCCCCATCCTGTTCTTTTTACTGGCTTTTGTAATTGGAATTTCTGCAGGCTCCACGGTGCTGATTGGACAGGCATGGGGTGCGCAGAATCTAGAAAAAGTTCGCTCAGTGATTGGTTCCACTGTATTTATGACCTTGATCGGCGGCAGCATTATTGCAGTCTTGGGCCTGATCTTCGCCAAACATATTTTGGAGTTGCTGGGTACCGATCCTAAAGTGATGCACCTGTCCTTGCCTTATGTACAATGGATGTTGGTGGGCAGTCCCTTACTGTTCGTCTATATTATTTATACCTCAATCTTGCGGGGTGTCGGTGATAGTGTGACGCCACTGATTGCCCTGAGTCTCACCAGCTTGATTGGTTTGGGCGTAACCCCCGTTTTACTGAAAGGTTATTTTGGTTTTCCAGCGTTAGGTATTGTTGCCCCTGCGATTGCAACCATTATCGGTTATGCCGCGGTGCTGATTTTTTTAGCAATTTATCTAAATTATAAAAACCATCCACTGAAAATTGATGGTCTATTGCTGCAACATATTCGCCATGATGCAGAACTGAGTAAATTAATTTTAAAACTCGGAATTCCAACAGGGATTCAGATGGTCACCACCTCCTTAGCGGGTCTGGTGATTATTGGCTTGATTAACCATTATGGTGCACATGCCACCGCTGCTTACGGCGCAGTCAATCAGGTACTGAACTACATTCAATTTCCAGCCTTGTCAATTTCGATTGCCGCTTCGATTTTTGCTGCACAAGCGATTGGTGCAGGTAAACCTGATTTACTGGCCAAAGTCACCCGTACCGCTTTAGGTATGAATTTCTTATTTACCGGTAGTTTAATTGCCTTGGCTTATTTGTTCTCAAAATATCTGATGGCGCTGTTTATTACCGATCACAGTGTGATTGAACTGGGTCAACAACTGTTATTTATTGTGCTGTGGTCGATTCTGTTCTTTGGTGCCAGTGCTATTTTTGCATCGATTATGCGTGCCAGTGGTGCGGTCAATATCCCAATGCTCATCAATATTTTCACAATTGTTCTGATCGAAGTGCCATGCGCGTATTGGTTTAGCTCATTGTGGGGCTTAACAGGCATTTGGATTGCCTATGCACTGTCCTTTGTCTGTCTATGTCTGTTCCAAGCCTTTTATTATCAATTCTTTTGGAAAAAGACCAAGATTAAGGTACTGATCTAA
- a CDS encoding SDR family oxidoreductase: MKNFKNKVAAITGAGSGIGQQLAVLLAKQGCHLSLSDINDKGLAQTVELVKQYPVTVTTKVLDVSNRDAVKQWAQETVQDHGSVNLIFNNAGVALGSTVEGASYEDLEWIVGINFWGVVYGTKEFLPFIKQTKDGHIINISSIFGLTSQPTQSAYNATKFAVRGFTESLRQELDIEKGGVSSLCVHPGGIRTNIAKAAKMNDSLKSLGMDPNKSIKQFDKFLRTPPEEAARQILNAVLKDKRRLLIGTDARIVDSFQRLFPTGYQRIAALATKMM, from the coding sequence ATGAAAAATTTTAAAAATAAAGTCGCAGCGATCACCGGTGCAGGTTCTGGGATTGGACAACAATTGGCCGTTTTATTGGCGAAACAAGGCTGTCATTTATCGTTGAGTGATATCAATGACAAAGGTCTGGCACAAACCGTTGAATTGGTGAAGCAGTATCCTGTAACAGTGACCACCAAAGTACTCGATGTTTCAAACCGTGATGCGGTGAAACAGTGGGCACAAGAGACGGTACAGGATCATGGCTCAGTCAATTTGATCTTCAATAACGCAGGCGTAGCACTTGGCTCAACTGTCGAAGGCGCAAGCTATGAAGATTTAGAATGGATCGTTGGGATTAATTTCTGGGGTGTGGTCTATGGCACCAAAGAATTCCTGCCATTCATTAAACAAACCAAAGATGGGCATATCATCAACATCTCCAGTATTTTTGGTTTAACCTCGCAACCAACGCAATCGGCGTATAACGCAACTAAATTTGCGGTACGCGGTTTTACTGAATCACTGCGCCAAGAGCTAGATATTGAGAAGGGCGGTGTCAGCTCACTCTGCGTACATCCGGGCGGGATTCGTACCAATATCGCCAAAGCAGCGAAAATGAATGACAGTTTGAAGAGCTTGGGCATGGACCCGAACAAATCAATCAAGCAATTTGACAAGTTCCTACGTACCCCACCAGAAGAAGCCGCTCGTCAAATTTTAAATGCAGTATTGAAAGATAAACGCCGTTTATTGATTGGTACCGATGCGCGTATTGTGGATTCGTTCCAACGTTTATTCCCGACGGGTTATCAACGTATTGCAGCGCTTGCAACCAAGATGATGTAA
- a CDS encoding TetR/AcrR family transcriptional regulator gives MATQDQATSKKKNTEAKERQFKGLSLTERKEARREKLIEAGIATYGTQGFFSVTVKDVCNEAKLTERYFYESFKKSEELFQTVFLKMIEKMQTCLTQAVLMAAPEPKNMVTAGLSALLSAIKDDPRMARIIYIDAMLVQDLHNQATIQETLTQFDRIIQGFVMITMPNAPHSTEEVSLMATGLNGYVTHIIIRWVSEGFKQPLEDVLSACCAVFLSFIETTSQKN, from the coding sequence ATGGCAACTCAAGATCAAGCGACAAGCAAGAAAAAAAATACAGAAGCGAAAGAACGACAATTTAAAGGTCTGTCTTTAACCGAGCGCAAAGAAGCACGTCGTGAAAAATTGATTGAAGCAGGTATTGCAACCTACGGCACACAAGGCTTTTTCTCAGTCACGGTCAAAGATGTCTGTAATGAAGCCAAGCTGACTGAACGCTATTTTTATGAATCATTTAAGAAAAGTGAAGAACTATTTCAAACCGTATTCTTAAAAATGATTGAAAAAATGCAAACCTGCTTAACCCAAGCTGTCCTCATGGCAGCACCTGAACCCAAGAATATGGTGACTGCAGGTTTGTCAGCGTTATTGAGCGCGATTAAAGATGATCCTCGTATGGCACGGATTATTTATATTGATGCCATGCTGGTGCAGGATTTACATAATCAAGCCACCATTCAAGAAACGCTGACCCAATTCGATCGCATTATTCAGGGCTTCGTGATGATCACCATGCCCAATGCCCCACATAGCACTGAAGAAGTCTCGTTGATGGCAACTGGCCTAAATGGTTATGTCACCCATATTATTATTCGTTGGGTCTCGGAAGGCTTCAAACAGCCTCTGGAAGATGTTTTGTCCGCCTGCTGTGCTGTCTTTTTGTCTTTTATCGAAACCACCTCGCAAAAAAATTAA
- the phoB gene encoding phosphate regulon transcriptional regulator PhoB, producing MKDDYILIVDDELPIREMIHTSLDMAGFQCLQAEDAKQAHQIIVDQRPALILLDWMLPGGVSGVDLCRRLKRDENLAEIPVIMLTARGEEDHKVQGLDAGADDYMTKPFSTRELVSRIKAVLRRANALSGEKVIDANGLLLDPVSQRVSFGNSILDMGPTEYRLLAFFMTHPERAYTRAQLLDQVWGGNVYIEDRTIDVHIRRLRKVLEPFGVDRFVQTVRGTGYRFSTRADLAVG from the coding sequence GTGAAAGATGACTATATTTTAATTGTCGATGATGAGCTACCGATCCGCGAAATGATCCATACCTCTTTGGATATGGCAGGCTTCCAATGTTTACAAGCTGAGGATGCCAAACAAGCGCATCAGATTATCGTTGATCAGCGTCCTGCGCTTATTTTGCTGGATTGGATGCTACCGGGTGGCGTGAGCGGTGTGGATTTATGCCGTCGCCTCAAACGCGATGAAAATTTGGCCGAGATTCCTGTGATCATGCTAACTGCACGTGGTGAAGAAGACCACAAAGTACAAGGTCTGGACGCAGGTGCCGATGATTACATGACCAAGCCATTTTCAACCCGTGAACTGGTCTCTCGTATCAAAGCGGTATTACGTCGTGCCAATGCATTGAGCGGTGAGAAAGTGATTGATGCCAATGGTTTATTACTTGATCCTGTCAGCCAGCGCGTGAGTTTCGGCAACAGTATTTTAGATATGGGCCCAACCGAATATCGTTTATTGGCCTTCTTCATGACCCATCCTGAGCGCGCCTATACCCGTGCTCAACTCCTAGATCAGGTCTGGGGTGGCAATGTCTATATTGAAGACCGTACCATTGATGTGCATATCCGTCGTTTACGCAAAGTGTTAGAGCCTTTTGGTGTCGACCGTTTTGTACAAACCGTTCGTGGCACAGGTTACCGTTTTTCGACACGAGCAGATTTAGCAGTAGGTTAA
- the phoR gene encoding phosphate regulon sensor histidine kinase PhoR, giving the protein MYEPYPVPELAREHQRFRYSSLWTFAKQDLRLLLFFLLIASLVGFGVGYFWSCIFIAFVLFFFLQLRSLYLVNEWISNRPYDVPPNLNGIWGALLFNVYRAQRQERIVQAEMVGLIDRAQSSLVALAEAVVLIDDQHQIEWWNPAAEKLLGISPLDRGRNLLSILRQPNFIEYFNHSHQSPDGIRLQAQMDEERYVQVKLTRFGGESRLLVAYDTTRVHNLEQMRKDFVDNISHELRTPLTVLSGYIETFTDQDDITPRWKRAFTQMQSQTKRMNALVNDLLLLSNLENNKKVAKNQIIDMANLMNQIFDDARAYNLDYGHTLNLDIDSHCDLIGSDIEIASAFSNLITNAIKYTPAGGIITIGWHEDGDHAYFTVQDNGIGINPKHLPRLTERFYRVDSARSRQTGGTGLGLAIVKHVLMQHGAHLEITSKENEGSTFTAVFPKERLYRMI; this is encoded by the coding sequence ATGTATGAGCCTTACCCCGTCCCTGAACTGGCACGTGAACACCAACGTTTTCGCTACAGCAGTTTATGGACCTTTGCAAAACAAGATTTAAGACTGTTACTTTTTTTCTTATTGATTGCAAGCTTAGTCGGATTCGGGGTGGGTTACTTCTGGAGCTGTATTTTTATTGCCTTCGTGCTGTTTTTTTTCCTACAGCTACGCTCGCTTTATCTGGTCAATGAATGGATTTCCAATCGCCCTTATGATGTCCCACCCAATCTGAACGGGATTTGGGGCGCTTTGCTGTTCAATGTTTACCGTGCACAACGTCAAGAACGCATTGTTCAAGCGGAGATGGTCGGATTGATTGATCGGGCGCAATCCTCTCTGGTGGCATTGGCCGAAGCGGTGGTTTTAATTGATGATCAACATCAAATCGAATGGTGGAATCCTGCCGCTGAGAAACTGTTAGGGATTAGCCCTTTGGATCGTGGCCGCAACTTATTGTCGATTCTGCGCCAACCCAATTTTATTGAATATTTCAACCATAGCCATCAATCTCCTGATGGTATCCGTTTACAGGCGCAGATGGATGAAGAACGTTATGTACAGGTCAAACTCACCCGTTTTGGTGGAGAAAGCCGTCTGCTGGTCGCGTATGACACCACACGGGTGCATAATCTGGAACAAATGCGTAAAGACTTTGTCGATAATATTTCACATGAGTTACGCACACCATTGACCGTGCTCAGTGGCTATATCGAAACCTTTACCGATCAAGATGATATTACCCCGCGTTGGAAACGTGCTTTCACCCAGATGCAATCTCAGACCAAACGGATGAATGCCTTGGTCAATGACCTCTTATTATTATCAAATTTAGAAAATAATAAGAAAGTCGCAAAGAATCAGATTATTGATATGGCCAATCTGATGAACCAAATCTTTGATGATGCCCGTGCCTACAATCTCGATTATGGTCATACCCTCAATCTGGATATTGATAGCCATTGCGACCTGATTGGTTCTGATATCGAAATTGCCAGTGCATTCAGTAATTTAATTACCAATGCGATTAAATACACGCCTGCAGGTGGCATCATCACCATTGGCTGGCATGAAGATGGCGATCATGCGTACTTTACCGTACAGGATAATGGCATCGGGATTAACCCAAAACATTTGCCGCGTCTAACAGAACGTTTCTACCGTGTCGATAGCGCACGTAGCCGTCAAACAGGTGGAACAGGATTAGGGCTTGCGATTGTGAAACACGTGTTGATGCAACACGGTGCGCACTTGGAAATTACCTCTAAAGAAAATGAAGGTTCGACCTTTACTGCGGTGTTCCCGAAAGAACGCTTATACCGCATGATTTAA
- a CDS encoding DUF2147 domain-containing protein: protein MLNTPFLRACILLLGLNTPLAIHAAPTDPLIGTWKVVDERTGSYLSDIVIRKHSATEQYSAVIVKMYPSAKEAAPTLCTACTGTLKNQQIIGMEVLTGLKMLSQNEEFGQGVWLNPYDGHKYNLNGRLSKTGKMLSINAKNPSNNSFRNMTWIRL, encoded by the coding sequence ATGCTCAATACCCCTTTTCTTCGTGCTTGTATTCTCTTACTTGGACTCAATACCCCTTTGGCAATTCATGCTGCTCCAACAGATCCGCTGATTGGGACGTGGAAAGTCGTGGATGAGCGTACGGGCTCGTATCTGTCTGATATCGTCATTCGCAAACATTCTGCGACCGAGCAATACAGTGCGGTGATTGTCAAAATGTATCCTTCTGCCAAGGAGGCTGCACCGACCTTATGTACAGCATGTACAGGTACTTTAAAAAACCAGCAGATTATCGGTATGGAAGTGCTAACTGGTCTAAAGATGTTGAGTCAAAATGAAGAATTTGGACAAGGTGTTTGGCTCAATCCTTATGATGGTCACAAATACAACCTGAATGGACGCCTCAGCAAAACAGGCAAAATGTTGAGTATCAATGCCAAAAATCCAAGCAATAATAGTTTCCGTAATATGACTTGGATTCGACTTTAA
- a CDS encoding PACE efflux transporter → MQGTKRRVTYVFFYEVFSFFICAMVLAVLSGTTISHTGPLSILIAVIAVTVNFFYNAVFEMWEKKQTSKKRTVLRRVAHAIGFQIVLVMILIPLIAWWMQISLVKAFLLDFSLMVLIPCYTFVYNYFFDHIFGLPSHLLEPAAMSAKTSS, encoded by the coding sequence ATGCAAGGAACCAAGAGAAGAGTCACTTATGTGTTTTTCTATGAAGTTTTTAGCTTTTTTATCTGTGCAATGGTGCTGGCAGTGCTTTCAGGTACCACCATCAGCCATACAGGGCCTTTATCGATCTTGATTGCGGTAATTGCAGTGACGGTGAATTTCTTTTATAACGCTGTGTTTGAGATGTGGGAAAAGAAGCAGACATCAAAAAAACGTACGGTACTCAGACGTGTGGCACATGCCATTGGCTTTCAAATTGTGTTGGTGATGATTTTGATTCCCTTGATTGCCTGGTGGATGCAGATCAGTTTAGTCAAAGCCTTCTTGCTCGATTTTAGTTTAATGGTGCTGATTCCATGTTATACCTTTGTTTATAATTACTTTTTTGATCATATTTTTGGGTTGCCTAGTCATTTGCTTGAGCCAGCAGCGATGAGTGCCAAAACCAGCTCTTAA